A window of Syngnathus typhle isolate RoL2023-S1 ecotype Sweden linkage group LG9, RoL_Styp_1.0, whole genome shotgun sequence genomic DNA:
GAAGTCGACATATACAAGGAGGTGTATCGTTCAAATTATAAATGGCAGGTTATAGGTCAGTATGCgcattttaacataaatatcgaGCACTTGCATTCCATCTTGATGAATAAATAGTTTGTATTAGACTTGATCAACAGAATAATAAGTCTGCCTTGAAGCTTTGCAGTGAGTATTAATTCACTAAACACGGTATGCATTTGTTCCCAGACAAAGTAACCAAACCAAGCATATCCTGCGAAATGGCCGACGCAAACCTGGCGACGCTTGTTTGCTCAACTGATTCCAAATATCCCCGCTTAGTAGAATTTAAGTGGAGCTCAGGTGGAAAAAAGCACCCGGGTCCCAATTTGACAATAACCCTCGAGGATGAACACGATGATCGAGTTTACCGTTGTGACGTGAGCAACCCTCTGACCAATGAAACGGCCACGTTTGCTGCCAAGAACTGCTTCCTAGGTAATTATGACCTAATTGTGAAATTGAAATATTCACATGGTGTTCGAACATCATTTGAGTTCTACCATGTTTGTATTTCTGTGCAGACCAAAAATCTTCTGCTCGACTTGCCATCATCCTACCCGTCATTTTTGCTGTCCTCTTCATTTTACTCATCATGTTGGCCTGTGTATTCCGCAGAAAACTTCGAGGTacaggtagaaaaaaaaaaaaacagaacctgACATATGTACTATCTCATGAGAAAGCTTGTATATTCAAATTAAAACCTTAGCGTACATTTCTGTAGCGACAAAaagtggtaattttttttttttatgttctttcAGCATGTTTTGAAAATACAAAGAAAGGTGTTTTTAAAAGACGGACTACAACGGAAGGTATGACTGAACtgttgtaacttttttttattactgtgAGTGACTTAAGGTCACATTCTAATTGGCTGTTGTTTCGATTCACATTCGTTAAAGTTAATGTTGTCCCTACAAGTTTCAGGGTCCAGTCAAGGCGACGAGACCATGTACTTCCTGGGGGGCTCACCTACGCTTCCATCCAATCAGAGGCTGCGGGCTTTTCTTCCAAGTGATTGGATTGATTCTGCTTATGGCAACGAAGACAAGCACGACGCAATTAATGGTAAAGATGATCATGCGCTGTTTTACGGTCcatcttgtttttgtgttttaatcTGCTATTAATTTGGaggatttggatttttttagGGTCTATCAAGGAGATCACTGGGGATGAAGGGGTGGAGTCTGATGTGGCCACTGCTATTACCATTTCCTCCAATCCACCTCATGCCCCGTTGACCTCTTCTGACCTGAACACTACGACTGAACATGAAGATAACTCATCTGAGGAAGTCTCGGGTGACGCTTCAGTGGAAATCATGAGTGAAGTTGACTCACCTGGAGTTGATAAGCACTCCACCACCTCAAGGGAGGAGATAGATtcacaagaagaaaaagaagatgatgatggacagGTGCCATTTTCATCCATTGCACAAGGAGAGTCGACGAGTGGCGGTGAGGACCAACGGGACTCGAGCACATCGGCCTCTGAGGACGAAACGGAGTCAGATAGTGAAGATGATGAGACCATTGCAGATGAGGAACAGAGTGAGACTGAACCACAACAATCTCTGACTGAGACACCACACCATAGGAACACAAATACAACTGAAACTCAGGGCTCATAACCTTTTTTTAAGCAAGTTTGTGGTTGtaaaattgggaaaaaaaaacatcatctaaATGAACTGACTGTCTAATATTAATGTAGAGATGATCACACTAACAAATGCAATATAATTAAGATTTATATACAATTTAACATACTCAATAATTCAAACTGCCTCATTGGACTGATGTTAAATAGCTGCGTAAAATGTGCTAACATTAAAAAGAATATATGTTTGAATACCAAcgtttttaaattgtaaatactttttttttctacaaaatattTGCCAAGTGGAAGTAATGTTTTGTCATTGACACTTGGGCTGCATCAGATACtgtacattttaattttagaGGGAAAgtccaacattttctttataatatGTTCTGGACACCCCTAGTTTACACAGTGTTGTGATTTgaattgtgtttgtggaatatgaattaagcaggGACATCCAAATTTTGGCTTATATTAacactgtcgactgaaaatgacattatcGTGCCTTTGGGCTCAGGTGACAACCGCCACGCCTCTCTTGGTTTCTGGGTTTagtcatgtgacatttgcacGCTGACCCCTGAGTATAACGGTGGTGGCTCGGTCGTGGattacaaataaaagaaaatggagaCTGAAATCAGAGGCTCAATACTTTATAAATAATCATTTTCAGAACGGTTCGATCCATTTTGTGTCCAGTGAGCATTCTGGCAACAATGATGTCTTTCAACATTGTCATTGATTAACCACAGTATGTTTTTTGTGTGGAGAATGACTGTTGCTCATAAAATTCATCTTAGTGAGCACACATTTTCTGAGTTTTAAGCCTGCTacattaaaaatatacatatatatatacttatatTGGCGTACTGAATGAGTACTCTGCTTTCTGAGAGCCAAAAATCTTCCAATAGAGCCAACAAGTGTACTTACATCATTTTATCATTAGGGGGCAATCTTTGTCAACTTCAAGTTATAAACAAGTCTGAGTTAAAGAACATTGCTAGATAAGTTGCCTGTAAGAGTGTGATAACTAGTCAGCATTGCTATAGAGCACCCTGGCTCACAGTAGTTGGTGCCGCTGACATGTTTCATCATGTCCAAAGGGAGGTTACCTCCTCTTCTCAACTGTAAGTGCAAGTCAGATCAACAATGTAATCTGTATTTGTAAATAAAGAAGCAATCGGGTTGCACACACTGCTGTCTGACAAGCCTCTACAGATTCTTCAAGACAGGCCCGCCCCGTGTGGGAAAAGTCACGCATGATTAGGTTAACCTTTGAGTCACCGAGGAGTCTGTGATCTGCTACCAGCTGACCTGAGGGATCAGGGCACAATCGCACAATGAAGACTATCATGTTTCCGTGGTCAAAACAAATACCACGGGGGTATtagattgaatttgttgtggctcTTCAGTTGAGAGTCACAATGTGGTTCCACTGAGACCCAGCAGGAAGGTTGGGACTGATTCCATCAGCAGAACCTTTCTTTGTACCAATATATGGTCACTGTCTGGTGACATTGGTGTACAGTATACTATAAGAACTTCTAAACATTGTTATGAGTCTGCGCCCTGAGATTggcctggcaaccagttcaggatgtaCCCCGCcgagactgctgggataggctgcagcacgcccgcaaccctcgtgaggataagcggttcggaaaatggatggatggatgttacgaCGAAGTACGAGTACATTTAATAATGGCTTCCTACAGTAGACACTTGTGGGGCATACACGGTCCTCTCTTATAATAAACTTAAAGTACAATACACCTTTCATCTCTAAATGTCATTATTGAAACACGTCACTCAAAATTAATTTTCGGTTTATTAAAGTCAAGTGAGGGCGACTGGCTATTGTCCTTAAAATAAAAGGAATAAGTGAGGTATGTGGGGCAAGCAATTCTTAGGCCACACCACAGTAAGCTAACAGTAGTTTATTCTTGCCATACTTAGACTTATTTGCTAGTTTATACTTGCATGCTAACTGACAATTCATGGGTTTACAAATCAAAATGATTACAATCAAGAATGATTTAAAACAGCACAGCGGGAATGCAACTACTGACATGCGATTATTTAGACATTAAAATTAAGTTATAATGAGCAGCCTTATTACCCTCTCGTCATCATGCGGCTATATAGTAGTGGCAGTAATGTAATAAGTCTTCATGTAGCGGGTCCAATTACAGGTTCCCCCTTCTGATAGTTGAAGTCCTTAATGGCCTTGTTGCACAAATATAGTGTcaggaaatgaagaaaaatgggCCACCATCCATGCCTATTTTATACCATTTTGATTAGCATCCTGCCTCCTTTAAATTGCCTCCCCAGGGGTGCTAACGTGAAATCGAACAATATGCTTGGCCTAActtctcatttatttttatgcgaCGTTCAGGCGGAGCCTTGGCATTGCTCCATCGAGGAAGCTTCGGGAGGCCGGACAAATCAATGAGTAACAACCGAATACTGTTCTTCCGTGGGGGCCCCCACTAACGTGCGGCACGGCACGCAAGGCGCCCGCTGTAATTATGTGGACAAACTAGTAAGGTGGAGAAACTATATAACGGAATAATATCCCTTTCTGTGTCAATAAAGGTGCTCTGTTCCAATACATTATGTGCCTGGGCTGCGGGAGTAATGCAGTAaatgtttgtcattttcatcattATAACACAGCATTAAGTCTCCCCTCCTGGCTGGTGACTTTTTATGACCCAGCTCATTGTGTACTGTATGATGTTTCCTCTTCCAGCGGGTCATCAAATTAATTAAACCCATTCACTGCCATAAACATTGGAATATCTCGACAGGGTGGAAAAGAATCGAGTGCAGGAAGTAGAATGGTTTGACTGAAACTGATTTTAACGACATCCAATAGAAGGAGCCGTGTCAAAGGTTCTGGTTTTACAAAGATAACACCTAAGTtgttatatataccgtattttccgcactataagacccacctaaaaacctcaaattttctcaaaagccgacagtgcgccttataattaggtgcgccttatatatggaccaacactgagccactacagcaggcgtgtccaaagtccggcccgcgggccaaatgtatatatcttatatatggacaaagttttaaaatgggccattcattgaaggtgcgacttataatccggtgtgacaaagttttaaaatggggcaTTTATTgacggtgcgctttataatccggtgcgccttatagtgcggaaaatacggtacagtgTGTTATAAGCAATAATGCTTTAACTATTAGGATAGAGATATTATGTAATCTTGCTGACAGGGTGGACATTGAGTGTGGACCTTTTTGTCTTATGACCTTAATAAAAATGAACAATTTGTGCATCAGTTCAGCAGAATGGACAGGCTGTTTCTAAGATGCAGTGGGattcagtttgtttttgttttgttgtcatgTTTTTGCATGCGTCTCTCAGAAGGTTGCACTTCAAAGGCTTGTCAGAGCTTTATTCGAACAAGCTGCCTGTCAACAACGTACACTCAACATACACTCGCCCATGCACTTGCAGAGCCCGGTCCCGTTCTCTTGTGGTGGAAATTTGGAAGAAGACTTGTTTAGTGGATCGCTTGCCTCGCATTGTCTGATCAGAAGACTAAAGGCAATCCAAACAGGAATGAAAGTTACAATTACATCATCGGTGATTAGCTGAAAGGCTAACTTTAAGAAGTTGTTGAATTTTGCTCAAATTGGGCAGCGTATTTTGTCAAGGTGTTCGTGAGGGCCTTTATTTGTTAAATGCGgataaacatttattttgaaggtaCAGCTATAATTCGATTGTCATAATCGTTATGATAAATGGCAGGATTCGTTTTCATTATGAGACACAAGGAAGAGCACTGAAGTCTTTTCATGACAGAAATAAATGCCCATTCTCCTCCTAGCTGGATATTTGACAAACTAACAAGCTAGCGGGAATCCTTTAATGTTTTACTTTTAGACTGCCATGTCGACTCTTCTGGAACCAGATGGAATGGAACTAAGGATTTTATCCTAAATGATATTTTATCTCATAATCACGTCAAAGAACACATGTCCAAACATTAAACAAGTTATTCCGTCAAAAAGATGATACTTTCCAAAAATAGATCGCTAAAGTCAGGATGCAGATGTGTCTGCTTCAGATTTTCATGCCAATCCAATGTTACCAAAACACAATGTACAACGCCATTAACATGAAAGTGAAACGTTACCAAAACAAGATGTACTCTGTTGTGCTGGTGGTTCAGTTTGAACCACCAAATGTTCTCCATATGTCTGGCATCTCCCTTGACCCCTCCGATTTCAACAGGCTGGGGTAGATAGAgcgttttatttacagtatcaCAACAGGAAGGTTGCATGCAAAACCGAAACGGAGAGATGAGCATCTCGGAAGACTTCAGCGTTACTGCCAACAGAAGACTTAGAATGGTGTTTCCTGAAGAAAGCACAGCTACTTTAAAAGATTTCCTCTCTAAGATCTTGACGACAAAAATACGGTTGGAATGTCACAGGTAAAAGATAGCCGCATGGAAGGCTGTGTTGTCAAAAATGTCCAGATAGTCTTCACAATACACATGCAGAGGAAACAGAAGCAGTGTAATATGCAGGCATGACCAGTAGGTGGCGATGCCACTATAATAAGAGACACGTATCCTTGTGGCTAACGCTGTCTTGTTATTCAGCTCCAACCagtttttcaaaataataacTAACTCTCCTGGTGGAACACTCGCAAAGAACAAAACGGAGGAGAACAATGCtaatcttgtttttatttcttggcATGCACCCGATTGCTGAGGATGAGGAAAGACATTTTGTGCAGAGAAGATGAAGGCAGTAAGAAAACGAAGCATCAGACCAATTGGAGAATGAGGATACTAATAAGTGAATGTCCGGAGTTAAGGTCCTATAGCAGGTTAACATTGGCACGTCTTTTCATCTTTCCACCtactcatccattttctgcttgTCCTCATCATGGACACTGGTGAGCTGGATTCATACTAAGTGGATCTTGAGTTAGTCTTCAATCGTACGCAGCTCCTTTCTCCCCAAACATTGTTTGAATCAGTTTTTAGTTGAAAGCGTGAACCCATCCCCTTAAAGTTTGAGGGGGACACAGCCAAATGGTTTGCATCTTCTCAGCTCGACAGCGTTGTCACTTCTGTTTCCACACTCTGGTGGCGAGTGAGTGATTCATGTTGACAGCACAGCAATGCGGACTGGGCCACCGatcaaccccccccaaaaaaaaccctagGTGAGATTTTATACATGCTTGAATGTTTACAGTATGAGTCTTGGTGTGCTACGGAACATTTGTGTCTGCATGTACTTTAGGATCTAGCGTTCCACCCTTGGTGGGCCTCTCTCAGCCAGATGGATGGTCTCAGCCatgtgtcagagaggtgacAGCTGGCTGGCCTGGCCTCCCCTGGCCGAGGGTCTGGATCCTGTCTTCTGACAGCTCCTGATGGGTGACACATCTACTGCTCCTCCCCCAAAACCACACCCATGACGTTGCATCACAGAAACTGCTTCGTTGCTGAGAAATCAATAATGGGCTAGTAGCTACTCTACCTATGACTGAAtagcgtaattttcggactataagtcgcgttcatttttcatagtttgggtgggggggcgacttatactcaggagcgacttatatacatatatgtttgtttgttttttcacttttttgggcattttatggctggtgcaacttatactccggtgcgacttatagtctgaaaattacggtagtcacgGCATGTTTTGAAAACGTCATCAAAAACTTTTAACAAGCTCTCCTGTGAAAGTCA
This region includes:
- the LOC133159970 gene encoding uncharacterized protein LOC133159970 isoform X3, giving the protein MDHQRLLVYFFFTSAYSFVCAQITNYALQGETINLVPSIFGQPDGILWIHNSKKVVLFNGMEEFVFPPYENRLTLDWASAELTIKDVSYEDSGDYELEVDIYKEVYRSNYKWQVIDKVTKPSISCEMADANLATLVCSTDSKYPRLVEFKWSSGGKKHPGPNLTITLEDEHDDRVYRCDVSNPLTNETATFAAKNCFLDQKSSARLAIILPVIFAVLFILLIMLACVFRRKLRGTACFENTKKGVFKRRTTTEGSSQGDETMYFLGGSPTLPSNQRLRAFLPSDWIDSAYGNEDKHDAINGSIKEITGDEGVESDVATAITISSNPPHAPLTSSDLNTTTEHEDNSSEEVSGDASVEIMSEVDSPGVDKHSTTSREEIDSQEEKEDDDGQVPFSSIAQGESTSGGEDQRDSSTSASEDETESDSEDDETIADEEQSETEPQQSLTETPHHRNTNTTETQGS
- the LOC133159970 gene encoding uncharacterized protein LOC133159970 isoform X2; translated protein: MDHQRLLVYFFFTSAYSFVCAQITNYALQGETINLVPSIFGQPDGILWIHNSKKVVLFNGMEEFVFPPYENRLTLDWASAELTIKDVSYEDSGDYELEVDIYKEVYRSNYKWQVIDKVTKPSISCEMADANLATLVCSTDSKYPRLVEFKWSSGGKKHPGPNLTITLEDEHDDRVYRCDVSNPLTNETATFAAKNCFLDQKSSARLAIILPVIFAVLFILLIMLACVFRRKLRACFENTKKGVFKRRTTTEVSGSSQGDETMYFLGGSPTLPSNQRLRAFLPSDWIDSAYGNEDKHDAINGSIKEITGDEGVESDVATAITISSNPPHAPLTSSDLNTTTEHEDNSSEEVSGDASVEIMSEVDSPGVDKHSTTSREEIDSQEEKEDDDGQVPFSSIAQGESTSGGEDQRDSSTSASEDETESDSEDDETIADEEQSETEPQQSLTETPHHRNTNTTETQGS
- the LOC133159970 gene encoding uncharacterized protein LOC133159970 isoform X4, which gives rise to MDHQRLLVYFFFTSAYSFVCAQITNYALQGETINLVPSIFGQPDGILWIHNSKKVVLFNGMEEFVFPPYENRLTLDWASAELTIKDVSYEDSGDYELEVDIYKEVYRSNYKWQVIDKVTKPSISCEMADANLATLVCSTDSKYPRLVEFKWSSGGKKHPGPNLTITLEDEHDDRVYRCDVSNPLTNETATFAAKNCFLDQKSSARLAIILPVIFAVLFILLIMLACVFRRKLRACFENTKKGVFKRRTTTEGSSQGDETMYFLGGSPTLPSNQRLRAFLPSDWIDSAYGNEDKHDAINGSIKEITGDEGVESDVATAITISSNPPHAPLTSSDLNTTTEHEDNSSEEVSGDASVEIMSEVDSPGVDKHSTTSREEIDSQEEKEDDDGQVPFSSIAQGESTSGGEDQRDSSTSASEDETESDSEDDETIADEEQSETEPQQSLTETPHHRNTNTTETQGS
- the LOC133159970 gene encoding uncharacterized protein LOC133159970 isoform X1, coding for MDHQRLLVYFFFTSAYSFVCAQITNYALQGETINLVPSIFGQPDGILWIHNSKKVVLFNGMEEFVFPPYENRLTLDWASAELTIKDVSYEDSGDYELEVDIYKEVYRSNYKWQVIDKVTKPSISCEMADANLATLVCSTDSKYPRLVEFKWSSGGKKHPGPNLTITLEDEHDDRVYRCDVSNPLTNETATFAAKNCFLDQKSSARLAIILPVIFAVLFILLIMLACVFRRKLRGTACFENTKKGVFKRRTTTEVSGSSQGDETMYFLGGSPTLPSNQRLRAFLPSDWIDSAYGNEDKHDAINGSIKEITGDEGVESDVATAITISSNPPHAPLTSSDLNTTTEHEDNSSEEVSGDASVEIMSEVDSPGVDKHSTTSREEIDSQEEKEDDDGQVPFSSIAQGESTSGGEDQRDSSTSASEDETESDSEDDETIADEEQSETEPQQSLTETPHHRNTNTTETQGS